Proteins encoded by one window of Manihot esculenta cultivar AM560-2 chromosome 10, M.esculenta_v8, whole genome shotgun sequence:
- the LOC110608302 gene encoding putative disease resistance RPP13-like protein 1 produces MDIVTAFGGSILAFCFQGLLDRLSSVDLMKYVGQGQVLAQLKKWEKMLKRIHAVLEDAEEKQTANRLVGIWLCDLRDLAYDLEDIIDELATEVQRRKLEDEPVRPNNKVHSFFSIMCGGVNLNLNTIKFNAEMVAKIEEIGARLDEIIKQKDELRLAEYSRKRVSHVTERPPSTSLVNEAKVYGREEDKKAMLKLLNAQTSDVEVSVIPIVGMGGLGKTTLAQLVYNDPTLEFDLKAWVSVGEDFDVLTITKTVLLQLGDGGDDKDLDLLQVKLKQKFFQKKFLVVMDDVWTDNYEQWTLFRSPFEAGSNQSRIIITTRS; encoded by the coding sequence ATGGATATTGTGACTGCTTTTGGAGGCTCTATCCTCGCTTTTTGCTTTCAGGGGCTTCTCGACAGGTTGAGTTCCGTTGACTTGATGAAATACGTTGGCCAAGGCCAAGTCCTGGCTCAACTCAAGAAGTGGGAGAAGATGCTCAAGAGAATTCATGCGGTGCTTGAAGATGCAGAGGAGAAGCAGACGGCAAATCGATTGGTGGGGATCTGGTTATGCGATCTCAGAGACTTGGCTTACGACCTGGAGGATATCATTGATGAACTTGCCACGGAGGTTCAGCGACGCAAGTTGGAAGACGAACCTGTTCGTCCAAATAATAAGGTGCACAGTTTTTTCTCTATTATGTGTGGTGGGGTGAATCTAAATCTAAATACCATTAAGTTCAATGCTGAAATGGTTGCCAAAATAGAGGAAATTGGTGCTAGATTAGATGAGATCATAAAGCAGAAAGATGAACTCCGTTTGGCAGAGTATTCTAGAAAGAGGGTCAGCCATGTGACAGAAAGACCCCCCTCAACCTCTTTGGTTAATGAAGCAAAGGTTTATGGTAGGGAGGAAGATAAGAAGGCGATGCTGAAATTGTTGAATGCTCAGACAAGTGATGTGGAGGTCTCTGTGATTCCCATAGTTGGGATGGGAGGACTTGGCAAGACAACCCTAGCTCAGCTAGTCTACAATGATCCCACGTTGGAGTTTGATTTGAAAGCCTGGGTTTCTGTTGGCGAAGATTTTGATGTTTTGACCATCACCAAAACAGTTCTTCTTCAATTGGGTGACGGTGGTGATGATAAAGATTTGGATTTACTCCAGGTAAAATTGAAGCAAAAGTTCTTCCAGAAAaagtttttggtggtcatggaCGACGTCTGGACAGACAACTATGAGCAATGGACTCTGTTTCGGAGTCCTTTTGAAGCAGGGTCGAACCAGAGCAGAATTATCATCACAACTCGCAGTTAG